The genomic segment CTGGGCTAGCGCCAGCCCGCGTAGCTCGCAGAGCGCGGCCAGCGCGGCGGGCGGCGCGGCGCTGGAGAGCAGCAGCACGGCGGCGCAGTCGGGCTGGGGCGCGGCGGGCTGCCCCGAGAGGCTGGGCAGCGGCAGGGAGATGTGGAAGGTGCTGCCCTGGCCGGGCTGGCTCTCCAGCGTGATCGTGCCCTGGTGCAGCGCCACCAGCCGCCGCGTGATCGAGAGGCCCAGGCCGATGCCCTGGGGCCGCACGTCGTCGCGCGCGGCGGTGACGAACGGCTCGAAGATGCGCCCCTGCATGTCGCTGGCGATCCCCGCGCCGGTGTCGCGCACCCACAGGTGCAGGTGCGGCGGCGCAAGCTCGGCCCCCAGCGTGATCTGGCCGCGCTCGGTGAACTTCTGGGCATTGGAGAGCAGATTCAGCAGCACCTGGCGCAGCCGCAGCGGGTCGGCCTGGATGGCGGGCAGCGCAGGCGGCAGGTCAAGGTGGTACTCCACGCCAGCACCCTGGTGGCCGGTGGCGCTCTGGAACACCTCGGCCAGGAAGGCGCGGGTGTCCACCAGCTCGGGGAACAGGTCGAGCGCGCCGATCTCGGCCCGCGAGAGGTCGAGCAGGTCGTTGATCAGGCGGATGAGATGCTGGCCGCTGGCCGAGATGCGCTGGATATCGCGCAGCAGCTCGGGCGGCAGGTCGACGCCGTAGGGGTTCGGCGCGTCAAGCGCGGCCTGGCTGTAGCCCAGGATGACGTTGAGCGGGGCGCGCAGCTCGTGGCTGACGTTGGCCAGCAGCCGCGTCTTCAGCAGGTCGGCGCGCTCGGCGGCGGCGCGGGCGCGCAGGGCCTCGTCGTACAGCTCGGCGTTGCGCAGGGCCACGCCCAGCTGGTCGGCCAGCGACTGCAGGCCCGCCAGGGTCTGGCGCGACTCCTGGGTGATGCGGCGGCTGTGCAGGTCGATCAGGCCCAGCAGCCGCCCGCCGAAGCGGATGGGCAGCAGCACGCGCGAGCGGGTCTGCGGCCAGCTGGGGTCGGGCGCGAAGCGGTGGCTGTGGCGGGTGTCGGCGATGAAGATCGGCCTGCCCTGGCGCAGCGCCTCGGCGGGCAGCTCGCCGCCCACGGCATCCACGCGGGCCTCGGCCCCATCGGGCAGCGCGGCCACCAGGGTGCGCTCGCGCTCGCGCCAGTGGAACAGCAGGCACATGTCGTAGCCGTAGCTGGCGCGGATGATGTCGGCCAGCTCGTGCGAGAGCTGGCGCGGGTCGAGGATGCTGCCGATGCGCTGGCTGATCGCCAGGCTGGCCTGGAGCTGGGCCAGCTGCTGGGTGTCCTTCTGATGGTTCACGCCCACCAGCCTATCCGGCAGCGAGGCGATCTCGGTCAGCTTGTGCAGGCCCACCTCGGCCACATTGTCGAGCGTCACCAGGCGTGGGTTATAGTCAAGATGGGGAGGAAGCTGCTCGCCCCTGGCGGCGCGGCAGGCCGCATCCACCGCCTGCGCGCCCAGGTCGGCGGCGGAGGTCTCGACCGTGGCGACCAGGCTGCCCTCGGCCACCGCGCTGAGCGCCGCCGGGTCGCCGTTGATGCCAGCGATCGGCGGGCGGGGCAGGCCCAGCTCGCGCAGGGCGTCGCGCGCGGCCAGCGCCAGCGAGTCCGACAGGCCGATGATGGCGTGCGCAGGGGCGCGCATGTCGCGCAGGGCGGGCACGATCTGGCCGTAGGCTCGGCTGTAGCGCCAGGCGCTGGGGATGTGGGTCAGGCGCGCGCGCGGGTAACTGGCCACCAGATCCTGCAGGCCGCTGAGGCGGCTGCGGCCATCCTCGCCGTGCTGGGCCAGGCCGCCGCCCACCGCCACCACATGCCCGGCGTAGCCCACCAGGCCCAGCATATGCGCGCCGATCATCTGGCCGATCTCGTAGAAGCCGCGCGGCGAGACGCACAGCGGGTGGCGCACGTCGGTCTCGGTCAGGTGGATGACGGGGATGCCGTAGCTGACGATGCGCAGGGCCAGCGCGTCGGGCATGTAGGCGCAGATCAGCGCGTCCAGATCCTGGGCCAGCAGCTCCTCTAGCAGCTCCTCGTGCTCCTCGTCGCGGATGCGGGACGAGTGGCCGATGTCGATGGGGATGAGCTGGGCCTGGGCCTGCGCGGCGCGCTGATAGACCGCCTCGCGCACCTGCACCCAGTAGGGATCCGCCGTCCCGATGCGCGCGCCAATTCGCAGCATGTGTGTCACAGCCACCTCCCACGCTCCTGCACCGCCGCAGTGGCAACAATGCCTATAGTTTGCGCCAAAAAGTATTGTTTTGTCAGCGCTATGATAGTACAGGTTGGGGCAAAAGCAAAGGGGCGGGGGAAGACCGATTTACCACGAAGACGCGAAGGCTCCAAGGGAGCGAAAGAACCATTGGAGAGAAAAGAGATTATTAGGAAAGCGCTGGGATAATCGTGTCGTTCACTCCTTCAAATCTTTATTCCCTTGGCGCCCTGGAGTCTTGGTGGTAAAAAATCTGCGGCCCTGCCGAGCTATGGTACAATGCCCGCGCGAACATCCGCCACACCCCGAGGCCCTATGAAGCAGCAGATCGCTCGACTCCTCACCCGCCAGAACCTCATGATCCTCGGCTTCTTCCCGATCGTCATCTTCGCGCTGGGCATGGACTCGCGCTATGTGCTAGAGCGCGGCGTGGCCGGGCAGATCTACAGCAACCTGGCCGCGCCCTTCTACATGCTGCTGGTGCTGTTCGCGCTGCGCCCCGAGCAGCGGCTGATGGCCGTGGTGTTCGTGCCCTTCTCGGCCCTGGGCGAGTACATCTTCAGCCTCGTGTTCCAGCTCTACCGCTACACCGCGGGCGAGGTGCCCTTCTACGTGCCCTTTGGCCACGCCATCCTGTTCAGCACCGGCCTGCTGATCGCCGACACGCCGCTGGTGCGCCGCCACGAGCAGGCCGTGAAGCGCGGGCTGCTGGCCTTCCACGGCGGGCTGTTCGCCGTGGCGCTGCTGGCCTGGGGCGACACGCTGAGCGCGCTGTTC from the Chloroflexia bacterium SDU3-3 genome contains:
- a CDS encoding helix-turn-helix domain-containing protein — its product is MAVTHMLRIGARIGTADPYWVQVREAVYQRAAQAQAQLIPIDIGHSSRIRDEEHEELLEELLAQDLDALICAYMPDALALRIVSYGIPVIHLTETDVRHPLCVSPRGFYEIGQMIGAHMLGLVGYAGHVVAVGGGLAQHGEDGRSRLSGLQDLVASYPRARLTHIPSAWRYSRAYGQIVPALRDMRAPAHAIIGLSDSLALAARDALRELGLPRPPIAGINGDPAALSAVAEGSLVATVETSAADLGAQAVDAACRAARGEQLPPHLDYNPRLVTLDNVAEVGLHKLTEIASLPDRLVGVNHQKDTQQLAQLQASLAISQRIGSILDPRQLSHELADIIRASYGYDMCLLFHWRERERTLVAALPDGAEARVDAVGGELPAEALRQGRPIFIADTRHSHRFAPDPSWPQTRSRVLLPIRFGGRLLGLIDLHSRRITQESRQTLAGLQSLADQLGVALRNAELYDEALRARAAAERADLLKTRLLANVSHELRAPLNVILGYSQAALDAPNPYGVDLPPELLRDIQRISASGQHLIRLINDLLDLSRAEIGALDLFPELVDTRAFLAEVFQSATGHQGAGVEYHLDLPPALPAIQADPLRLRQVLLNLLSNAQKFTERGQITLGAELAPPHLHLWVRDTGAGIASDMQGRIFEPFVTAARDDVRPQGIGLGLSITRRLVALHQGTITLESQPGQGSTFHISLPLPSLSGQPAAPQPDCAAVLLLSSAAPPAALAALCELRGLALAQLGEGQDVAAALAQVRPAAIAWDMARAAPADWQIIEQLRRSPQASRLPFLLYGGDEAAPAALGVISKPISGASLAEAIAALYRPEGGRPILIVDDDAQTRAYYAALIARALPGQAVRCVEGGEHALQFLAGELPSLVLLDLMMPDVDGFAVLERIRASERTCQIPVIILSGHMLSRADIQRLDHARVTFHTKGLLSDDELSQALGGELAGRDYLARPTSLVVKRAVGYIQQRYASDLSRQQIADAVGVSKNYLSHIFQQELGISPWEYLNRYRIAQARAMLERSASSISEVAAQVGFEDASYFGRMFRKHVGCSPQAYRSQFG